GATAGCCATGAGTGTTGAATATAGGAAGCCTCTGCCCGGTATCGACGATGTGAACCGCCCCTACTGGGAGGCAGCCAGGCGGCACGAACTGGTGATACAGAAGTGCCACCGCTGCGGCTACTACCGTTATCCCCCGGGAACTAACTGCCCCGACTGCCTTTCCGATGACCTGGAGTGGGTGAAGGTCAGCGGGCGGGGTACCGTTTTCACATGGACGGTCTTCCACAAAGTGTATCACCCCGCCTTTGCCGGGGATGCACCATACGCCGTGGTGGCCGTGGAACTGGAAGAAGGGCCGCGGGTCACCAGCAACATGGTCGACTGCCCCCTGGAGGACATCGCGGCTGGCATGCCGGTAGAGGTGGTCTTCGACGATGTTACCGGGGAAATCACCCTGCCCAAGTTCCGCCCGATTAAGCAGGAGGGCTGAGCTCAGGACATCTTTCTTGCATAGAAGACACAGTGGTCGACCGGCTTAGGGTCGGTGAAGTACATTATACCACCAGGCTTCTCTCTC
This DNA window, taken from Dehalococcoidales bacterium, encodes the following:
- a CDS encoding Zn-ribbon domain-containing OB-fold protein encodes the protein MSVEYRKPLPGIDDVNRPYWEAARRHELVIQKCHRCGYYRYPPGTNCPDCLSDDLEWVKVSGRGTVFTWTVFHKVYHPAFAGDAPYAVVAVELEEGPRVTSNMVDCPLEDIAAGMPVEVVFDDVTGEITLPKFRPIKQEG